The Candidatus Aenigmatarchaeota archaeon genome has a segment encoding these proteins:
- a CDS encoding OB-fold nucleic acid binding domain-containing protein: protein MKEKTLMKISLVIVLFGLILMFIIEKNIKINETDIKDISEKKNYVIIRGEIIEVSKSNSGTIFLKIKDDTGVIDAIIFKNSIKNIENISVGKIVKIGGKPQNYKNKIEIIVNSLE from the coding sequence ATGAAAGAAAAGACATTAATGAAAATTTCTCTTGTGATTGTATTGTTTGGATTGATTTTAATGTTTATAATAGAAAAAAATATCAAAATAAATGAAACCGACATAAAGGATATTTCGGAAAAGAAAAATTATGTTATTATTAGAGGTGAAATAATAGAAGTTTCAAAATCTAACTCTGGAACAATTTTTCTTAAAATTAAAGATGATACTGGAGTCATAGATGCCATTATTTTTAAAAATTCTATAAAAAATATTGAAAACATATCCGTAGGAAAAATAGTAAAAATAGGGGGTAAACCCCAAAATTACAAAAACAAAATTGAAATAATTGTTAACTCTCTTGAATAG
- a CDS encoding metallophosphoesterase family protein gives MNLLVIGDNHGDIENTLDYVEKLEKLNFDLIIYIGDFGDINPPKGFKQTDVVEIFLEELSSLEKPILAIPGNNDEKDVLSLIEKKDISIHKKGKIIGEFGFYGFGGAKTPFMTPFEPSDEEMEIGLNTGYNQVLNSKHKIQITHVPPYGTNLDIIRSGVHVGSYVVRNFIESKKPILAVCGHIHEAKGTDMIGGTVLLNPGKFSEGYFGLVDVKNGLAKARVLNLVE, from the coding sequence GTGAATCTTTTGGTAATTGGTGACAATCATGGTGATATAGAAAACACTTTAGATTATGTTGAAAAATTGGAGAAATTAAATTTCGATCTAATAATTTATATAGGAGATTTTGGGGACATAAATCCCCCAAAAGGATTCAAACAAACTGATGTTGTGGAAATATTTTTGGAGGAACTAAGCTCATTGGAAAAACCCATATTGGCTATACCTGGAAATAATGATGAAAAAGATGTTTTGAGTTTGATTGAAAAAAAGGATATAAGTATCCATAAAAAAGGAAAAATAATTGGTGAATTTGGTTTTTATGGTTTTGGAGGGGCAAAAACACCATTCATGACACCATTTGAACCATCAGATGAGGAGATGGAAATTGGGCTTAACACGGGTTATAATCAGGTTTTAAATTCAAAACACAAAATACAGATAACACATGTCCCCCCTTATGGAACAAACCTTGATATAATAAGATCTGGTGTACATGTTGGTTCTTATGTTGTGAGAAATTTTATTGAATCAAAAAAACCAATTCTTGCTGTTTGTGGACACATACATGAAGCAAAAGGAACAGACATGATTGGTGGAACTGTTTTGCTAAACCCAGGTAAATTTTCTGAAGGTTATTTTGGTCTTGTTGATGTTAAAAATGGGTTGGCCAAAGCAAGGGTTTTGAATTTGGTTGAATAA
- the thpR gene encoding RNA 2',3'-cyclic phosphodiesterase, whose protein sequence is MVRLFICIWIPEDIKNKLILLQKEMKEIGVHGKYVEKDNFHVTLTFIGEVKEDKVGPLKEMLEKCLSDVKGFKIELSGLKLIPNESFIRVIGIKIISEELRNLIREIGSKIGGSFYEEEKVTLCRVKSLKKDKFKMFLVKNINVNLGSFNVKSVCLVKSVLTRDGPIYETIHVVDLK, encoded by the coding sequence ATGGTTAGGCTTTTTATTTGTATATGGATACCAGAGGATATAAAAAATAAGTTAATCCTCTTACAAAAGGAAATGAAAGAAATCGGTGTTCATGGAAAGTATGTGGAAAAAGATAATTTTCACGTTACATTAACGTTTATTGGTGAAGTTAAAGAGGATAAAGTGGGACCCCTAAAAGAGATGTTAGAAAAGTGTTTAAGTGATGTAAAAGGGTTTAAAATAGAACTTTCTGGCCTTAAATTAATACCAAATGAAAGTTTTATTAGAGTTATTGGAATTAAAATAATTAGCGAGGAACTCAGAAATTTAATAAGAGAAATTGGTTCAAAAATTGGGGGGAGTTTTTATGAAGAGGAAAAAGTAACTTTATGCCGAGTTAAGAGTCTAAAAAAGGATAAATTTAAAATGTTCCTAGTAAAAAATATTAACGTGAATTTAGGTTCATTTAACGTGAAATCTGTATGTCTCGTGAAAAGTGTATTGACCAGAGATGGTCCTATTTATGAAACTATTCACGTTGTTGATCTAAAATGA
- a CDS encoding CBS domain-containing protein, giving the protein MNESTGIKVKNIMTKRIVSTEDSVTVQEVSKKMIRQRVGSIIVTKKRRPIGIITETDIVKRVVALAKDPKKLRASDIMSSPIIYVNPEEDIYDVVKKMEKYKIRRFPVVENGKIVGILTNTDIARISPEMVDVLNLRLKLRAGLPRIEEGSTAGICDSCENYSDDLLYVNGRWVCEECR; this is encoded by the coding sequence ATGAATGAGTCCACTGGAATAAAAGTAAAAAATATTATGACTAAGAGAATAGTTTCTACAGAGGATTCTGTAACCGTACAAGAAGTTTCTAAAAAAATGATTAGACAGAGAGTTGGTTCAATTATTGTGACCAAAAAAAGAAGACCAATAGGAATAATAACAGAGACGGATATCGTTAAGAGAGTGGTTGCACTTGCTAAAGATCCAAAAAAACTTAGGGCTTCTGATATAATGTCTTCACCAATTATATATGTAAACCCCGAAGAAGACATATACGATGTTGTTAAAAAAATGGAGAAATATAAAATAAGAAGATTCCCTGTTGTTGAAAATGGGAAAATAGTTGGTATTTTAACAAATACTGATATAGCTAGAATATCCCCGGAAATGGTTGATGTTTTGAATCTCAGATTAAAATTAAGAGCTGGGCTTCCTAGAATAGAGGAGGGTTCAACTGCTGGTATTTGTGATTCATGTGAGAATTATTCTGATGATTTATTGTATGTGAATGGAAGATGGGTTTGCGAGGAATGCAGGTAG
- the dnaG gene encoding DNA primase DnaG, giving the protein MGKLAQSTIKYLIEAEFSADGLVEKPDVIGAVFGQTEGLLGQDLDLRELQKTGRIGRIEVILKDNKGKTNGKIIIPSSLDGAETALIAAAIETIERIGPCDSYIKITSVKDIRSVKRDYVVDRAKRILRKLIEDEIPQTMELTEKIKESVRTAEIRNYKGLPAGPDLLISDEIIIVEGRADVINLLKNGVKNVVGIGGATIPPAIIDLCKEKTTTVFLDGDRGGDLILKELMQLTSIDYVARAPEGKEVEELTKKELFKALRERVPIDQLISENKKTLDEKTKKKLNVIMEKMIGTRAAYIFDSNMKLKNKIPLSQFNEENEKIKDAELVVIDGEITEEIVATSESLNVKILVGSRKDKEYKTRNLVIYTKDDLAIQES; this is encoded by the coding sequence ATGGGAAAATTAGCACAATCAACTATAAAATATTTAATAGAAGCGGAGTTTTCCGCAGATGGATTAGTCGAGAAGCCAGATGTTATTGGAGCAGTTTTTGGTCAGACTGAAGGTCTTTTGGGACAAGACTTGGATTTAAGGGAATTACAAAAAACGGGTAGAATAGGTAGAATAGAAGTAATTCTAAAAGATAATAAGGGAAAAACAAACGGAAAAATAATAATTCCATCTAGTCTTGACGGTGCAGAGACAGCCCTTATAGCAGCAGCAATAGAGACAATTGAAAGAATAGGCCCATGTGATTCATATATAAAAATAACATCTGTCAAAGACATCAGATCTGTTAAGAGAGATTATGTAGTCGATAGAGCCAAGAGGATTCTTAGAAAATTGATAGAAGATGAAATACCTCAGACAATGGAATTAACTGAAAAAATAAAAGAATCGGTGAGGACAGCAGAGATAAGGAATTATAAGGGACTTCCAGCTGGACCAGATCTCTTAATATCAGATGAGATAATAATAGTTGAGGGAAGAGCTGATGTGATCAATCTACTTAAAAACGGTGTCAAAAATGTTGTAGGTATAGGAGGGGCAACAATACCACCAGCAATAATAGATCTGTGTAAAGAGAAAACAACGACAGTATTTTTAGATGGTGACAGGGGTGGTGATTTAATCTTGAAGGAGCTTATGCAATTAACCTCAATAGATTATGTTGCAAGAGCTCCAGAAGGTAAGGAAGTTGAGGAGTTAACCAAAAAAGAACTATTCAAGGCCTTGAGGGAAAGAGTCCCCATCGATCAATTGATTTCGGAAAATAAAAAAACATTAGATGAAAAAACAAAGAAAAAATTGAATGTTATTATGGAAAAAATGATAGGAACTAGGGCAGCATACATTTTTGATAGTAATATGAAACTTAAAAATAAGATACCTCTTTCCCAATTCAATGAGGAAAATGAAAAGATAAAAGATGCAGAATTAGTTGTAATAGATGGAGAAATAACAGAGGAGATAGTAGCGACATCGGAATCTTTGAATGTTAAAATCCTAGTCGGAAGTAGGAAAGATAAGGAGTATAAAACAAGAAATTTAGTAATCTACACAAAGGATGATTTGGCTATTCAAGAGAGTTAA